Proteins found in one Fusarium oxysporum Fo47 chromosome V, complete sequence genomic segment:
- a CDS encoding uncharacterized protein (expressed protein), whose translation DYTVDYSGQGSQSGQQNQHQQAYDTSLHQRSRHQQPRASIHHPGGPAAGIHGTPDPHHGNPHVQHAAMAQHHQHPSPQMVMDPSHLGHHRLGPPQFGAPGQVMAPMYQTLSTPTPPNHPQHSVPPPGSKRPRPSDLDLSVTGMADLDHSDLSGMQQTPLGAAYAHAAAVAVSQPQHQPIHHHHHLPDSEPPSKMMRRDDGLGGAPSVVGQIGMPDPAPRPRGPKLKFTPEDDQLLIELKENKNLTWKQIADFFPGRSSGTLQVRYCTKLKAKTTNWTDETDQKLRTALQDYENEKWRIVANKVGTGFTPAACRERAEQLMVEDPATLAALSQSLSPAVASNAESEEPLYSHHQLQ comes from the exons GATTATACCGTGGACTACTCGGGTCAGGGCTCACAATCAGGACAGCAaaatcaacatcagcaagcATATGATACGTCACTTCATCAGCGTTCACGACACCAGCAGCCTCGGGCCTCTATTCACCATCCTGGAGGCCCGGCTGCTGGTATTCATGGCACTCCCGACCCGCATCACGGAAACCCTCATGTCCAGCACGCAGCAATggctcaacaccatcagcatcCATCACCACAGATGGTCATGGACCCTTCTCATCTAGGACACCATCGTCTGGGGCCGCCTCAGTTTGGAGCCCCAGGACAAGTCATGGCCCCTATGTACCAGACTCTTTCGACCCCAACACCACCGAATCACCCTCAGCATTCTGTGCCTCCACCCGGCTCTAAGCGGCCACGACCCAGTGATCTTGATCTATCTGTTACAGGAATGGCTGACTTGGACCATTCGGATCTCAGTGGCATGCAACAGACACCTTTGGGAGCAGCATATGCTCACGCTGCCGCCGTGGCAGTTTcacagcctcaacaccagcctatacatcaccaccaccacctccccGACTCGGAGCCACCTTCCAAGATGATGCGCCGCGACGACGGCTTAGGGGGAGCTCCAAGCGTTGTGGGACAAATTGGAATGCCGGATCCAGCACCTCGCCCCCGAGGTCCTAAACTGAAGTTCACGCCAGAAGATGACCAGCTGTTGATCGAACTGAAGGAAAACAAGAACTTGACGTGGAAGCAAATAGCAGACTTCTTTCCAGGACGATCTTCAGGGACATTACAAGTTCGATACTGTACGAAGCTCAAAGCTAAAACAACGAACTGGACCGACGAGACG GACCAAAAGCTTCGAACTGCCCTTCAGGACTACGAGAACGAGAAATGGAGAATCGTCGCCAATAAAGTTGGCACTGGCTTCACTCCTGCAGCGTGTCGAGAACGAGCTGAGCAGCTAATGGTTGAGGATCCAGCAACTTTGGCGGCTTTGTCACAGTCATTATCACCAGCTGTAGCCTCAAACGCGGAATCCGAAGAGCCCTTATATTCccatcatcagcttcaataa
- a CDS encoding ketopantoate reductase PanE/ApbA C terminal-domain-containing protein, with translation MRSIFFKFNQSHRLKIATRPRRIWPLASVASVRMYSQRPSWLEVCCNDVRPTPTLFAWNLSNLASYDGSDPSTSSASGDSDQRIYVLGVGNLGRLFASSLAQAPDRPPITLVVHRKELLEQWIESDGIEILRQDKLEKNKDFDIEWWTENEPDFGPVREVADGEKLKNLIVLTKASAALPQVDRVRGYLDRNSTVLFAQNGMSKLWPPHGSLYVSHRYHSNHEPNFLACVTTHGVTSQGTFKSFHASQADVVVGAVLPNSISLGKTAYLVKQLVEAPYLEARSVSRGELWILQLEKLVVNAVINPLTALLGCKNGALFIESDGVLARVIDQLLSEASQVLQLLVAHESSAEIIGLQEGRLPDEPETTIDLSLKSLHERFSHPQLKDMIYRVGHKVGENTSSMLQDVRAGRSTEIRDFNGWLVEMAAFLDPGLEVTGHGTLVELVEAGRTLDVDQLGSCFNGSGTDAGK, from the coding sequence ATGCGGTCTATCTTCTTCAAATTTAATCAGTCTCACCGCCTCAAGATTGCTACCCGTCCACGCCGGATTTGGCCTCTCGCTTCAGTCGCTTCAGTCAGAATGTATTCTCAGAGACCCTCATGGCTGGAAGTATGTTGCAATGACGTAAGGCCGACCCCTACGCTGTTTGCATGGAACCTGTCAAACCTTGCTTCTTACGATGGTTCTGACCCTTCAACCTCGTCTGCTTCTGGTGATTCCGACCAGCGGATCTATGTCCTAGGAGTAGGTAACTTAGGCCGCCTCTTCGCAAGTTCACTGGCCCAAGCGCCTGACAGGCCCCCAATCACATTGGTTGTTCACAGAAAGGAGCTCTTGGAACAATGGATCGAGAGTGACGGCATTGAAATCTTGCGTCAGGACAAGCTggagaagaacaaagactTCGATATCGAATGGTGGACAGAGAATGAGCCAGATTTTGGCCCAGTGCGAGAGGTCGCCGACGGCGAAAAGTTAAAGAACCTCATCGTTTTGACCAAGGCTTCGGCTGCCCTACCACAGGTTGACCGAGTTCGAGGATACCTGGACCGAAACAGCACTGTGTTATTCGCTCAAAACGGAATGTCGAAATTGTGGCCTCCTCATGGATCCTTATACGTTTCCCATCGCTATCATAGCAACCATGAGCCCAACTTTTTAGCTTGTGTCACAACACATGGAGTGACATCCCAGGGAACATTCAAAAGTTTTCATGCCTCCCAAGCTGATGTTGTCGTCGGAGCGGTTCTCCCGAACTCCATTTCGCTCGGGAAAACAGCTTACTTAGTCAAGCAGCTAGTGGAAGCCCCTTACCTAGAGGCTAGGTCTGTGTCTAGGGGAGAACTTTGGATTCTGCAATTGGAAAAGCTCGTCGTTAACGCGGTAATCAACCCTTTGACAGCTCTTCTGGGGTGCAAAAATGGAGCTCTATTCATTGAATCAGATGGAGTGCTCGCACGAGTCATTGACCAGCTTCTAAGCGAAGCAAGTCAAGTGCTCCAACTTCTAGTGGCCCACGAGAGCAGCGCAGAAATCATTGGACTGCAGGAAGGACGTCTACCAGACGAGCCTGAGACGACCATCGATCTCTCCCTCAAGAGTCTGCATGAAAGATTCTCCCATCCTCAGCTGAAGGACATGATCTATCGAGTGGGTCACAAAGTTGGGGAGAACACAAGCTCCATGCTGCAAGACGTGCGTGCCGGCAGATCAACCGAGATCAGGGACTTCAACGGCTGGCTAGTTGAGATGGCAGCCTTCCTAGACCCGGGACTAGAGGTTACGGGCCACGGCACCTTGGTCGAGCTGGTGGAGGCTGGCAGAACCCTAGATGTGGATCAACTCGGAAGTTGCTTCAACGGTTCCGGGACAGATGCAGGAAAATGA
- a CDS encoding SNF2 family N-terminal domain-containing protein: MAFEDTVSDNREVDKAALLDRMVAVAQQSASRDDEDKEEQPNTEGLNEEDALRNLTGTVRDQNDLERDITLQANAALNEAEDKKDQNRIEKLEATKHRLQLQLDKEKKRLEKLAHSNVYQTRNIQKEIAKLDEEIRQVSNDISDFQARIKKRHEESSVDDSTKSKSTRLPGESHRDFLIRTGKITPFAKIGGPRPAGIQGQLADTILDAEEEAAAEQLGGELEGPASHQRLRRPGFADELDSEPEPPQPAPAVESEFSLRPRKKRRVQKERSPSADFEPEASGSESHDDDVWKQGNEDDLIREQRRQNKAKAKAADQEQIDLSKIDDGNEVHFKARLNDWVTRRSRARRARKQAVDVSTDAGESDDEEEEWFKPAPDFPDYNFGDDLKLPGDIHPSLFGYQKTGVQWLAELYKQNVGGIIGDEMGLGKTVQLIAFIAALHYSKKLRRPVIVVAPATLLRQWVSEFHRWWPPLRVSILHASGSGMMNPKFEDEYDLDHFQPLATKSEKAAQRIVNGVVKSGHVLVTTYTGLQTYAETLLPVEWDYAVLDEGHKIRNPNAEITVTCKELNTPNRVILSGTPVQNNLTELWSLFDFIYPMRLGTLVNFRAQFEIPIRQGGYANASNLQVMTAEKCAEALKETIGEYLLQRLKVDVAADLPEKTEQVLFCKLTDGQHKAYETFIKSDEVSAILNRRRQSLYGIDILRKICNHPDLLDKTLGKKAGHDFGNPKLSAKLQLTKDLLQKVMIPNGHKTLLFSQGKQMLNIIEKCISECGISYVRMDGETPVDQRQPMIDRFNESPDIHVFLMTTRTGGLGTNLTGADRIIIFDPDWNPSTDLQARERAWRLGQKKPVKIYRLMTEGTIEEKIYHRQIFKQFMTNKVLKDPKQRSSYDLSDLYDLFSYNTGEDASANRSELFKKAEVELPSGDGEQEQTSEPAQNVAGGTDVESKELRQMGLVAAMEDFREDKSVHDEKRMLDGIFAKSVNNAYDHEAIVNGPQKAQADISVLQQEANMVARQAAAHLRQAGAEARRIPIGTVTWTGEVGQAGRPGANRRRGGPSSAAIMSNLADRQGLDTGSGGSSRSGTPGADKNLKSKDFVAMIKTFINRHNGRVPSKMLVDHFNPYCPGKKQSDEFKAALDKVAVLNKTGGAGRGIWTLKPGVK; the protein is encoded by the coding sequence ATGGCATTTGAAGATACGGTCTCAGATAATCGAGAAGTCGACAAAGCAGCACTTCTTGATCGAATGGTTGCTGTTGCACAACAAAGCGCATctcgagatgatgaagacaaagaagagcAGCCGAACACCGAAGGTCtcaatgaagaagatgcgCTGCGCAATTTGACTGGCACCGTAAGAGATCAGAATGATCTTGAACGCGACATCACACTCCAAGCCAATGCTGCGCTCAACGAAGctgaggacaagaaggatcAAAACCGCATCGAAAAGTTGGAAGCCACCAAGCAtcggcttcagcttcaactggacaaagagaagaaacgCCTAGAGAAACTTGCTCACAGTAATGTCTACCAAACTCGGAACATCCAGAAGGAAATCGCAAAACTCGATGAAGAAATTAGACAAGTTAGCAACGACATCTCTGATTTCCAGGCACGAATAAAGAAGCGTCATGAAGAAAGCTCTGTGGATGACTCAACTAAGTCCAAGTCTACCAGGCTTCCCGGTGAAAGCCACCGTGACTTTCTGATTCGAACCGGAAAGATTACACCATTTGCCAAGATTGGAGGACCACGACCTGCAGGAATTCAAGGCCAACTCGCCGATACAATTCTggatgcagaagaagaggcagcaGCTGAACAGCTTGGAGGAGAGCTTGAAGGGCCTGCTTCGCATCAAAGACTTCGCAGACCTGGATTTGCTGACGAGCTTGATTCGGAACCTGAACCCCCTCAACCAGCCCCAGCTGTTGAGAGTGAGTTCTCGTTAAGGCCAAGGAAAAAACGTCGCGTTCAAAAGGAGCGTAGCCCGTCTGCGGATTTTGAACCCGAAGCATCCGGTTCTGAATCTCACGATGATGATGTCTGGAAGCAAGGGAACGAGGATGATCTAATTAGAGAGCAACGCCGTCAGAACAAAGCCAAGGCTAAGGCTGCCGATCAAGAGCAGATCGATCTTAGTAAGATCGACGATGGCAATGAAGTCCATTTCAAGGCCCGGTTGAACGACTGGGTGACTCGAAGAAGTCGTGCACGGAGGGCTCGGAAGCAAGCAGTCGACGTGTCTACTGATGCAGGAGAGagcgacgatgaagaagaagaatggtTCAAACCAGCCCCTGACTTTCCCGACTACAACTTTGGCGATGATCTGAAACTGCCTGGGGATATTCACCCGTCGCTCTTTGGATACCAAAAAACAGGCGTACAATGGCTTGCCGAACTTTATAAGCAGAACGTCGGAGGCATCATTGGTGACGAGATGGGTCTGGGAAAGACTGTACAGCTTATTGCCTTCATCGCAGCTCTTCACTACAGCAAAAAGCTACGCCGTCCTGTCATTGTTGTTGCGCCTGCTACACTTCTGCGACAATGGGTGAGTGAATTTCACCGCTGGTGGCCACCACTTCGTGTGTCCATCCTGCACGCTTCTGGCAGTGGTATGATGAATCCCAAGTTCGAAGACGAGTATGATCTGGATCATTTCCAGCCCTTAGCCACCAAGTCAGAAAAGGCTGCTCAAAGAATCGTCAACGGAGTCGTAAAAAGTGGGCATGTCTTGGTAACGACGTACACTGGCCTTCAGACATATGCCGAGACTTTGCTGCCAGTTGAATGGGACTACGCAGTTTTGGATGAAGGACACAAAATTCGCAACCCAAACGCCGAAATTACTGTTACCTGCAAAGAACTCAACACGCCGAATCGTGTTATTCTCTCAGGAACACCAGTCCAGAATAACTTGACCGAACTGTGGTCGCTCTTTGATTTTATCTATCCTATGCGGTTGGGAACCCTCGTCAATTTCAGAGCACAATTCGAGATCCCAATTCGTCAAGGTGGCTATGCCAACGCATCCAATCTGCAGGTCATGACAGCGGAGAAATGCGCGGAAGCACTTAAAGAAACCATTGGAGAATATCTACTTCAGCGCCTAAAGGTCGATGTCGCCGCCGATCTCCCAGAAAAGACGGAGCAAGTGTTGTTTTGCAAATTAACTGATGGCCAACATAAGGCGTATGAGACTTTCATCAAATCGGATGAGGTCTCGGCCATCTTGAATCGAAGGCGACAATCACTTTATGGCATTGACATATTACGCAAGATCTGTAACCACCCAGATCTGCTAGACAAGACTCTGGGAAAGAAGGCAGGCCACGACTTTGGGAACCCTAAGCTATCTGCGAAACTGCAGCTCACAAAAGATCTGCTACAAAAGGTCATGATTCCCAATGGACACAAGACGCTCCTCTTCTCACAAGGTAAACAAATGTTGAACATTATCGAGAAGTGCATTAGCGAATGTGGAATCTCTTATGTGCGAATGGATGGAGAGACACCCGTCGACCAGCGCCAGCCAATGATTGATAGATTCAATGAAAGTCCGGATATTCATGTCTTCCTCATGACAACTCGCACCGGAGGTTTAGGAACTAATCTCACTGGTGCTgatcgcatcatcatctttgacCCTGACTGGAACCCTTCAACAGATCTCCAAGCTCGAGAAAGAGCATGGAGACTCGGTCAGAAGAAGCCGGTAAAAATCTACAGACTTATGACGGAAGGGACCATCGAAGAGAAGATATATCACCGCCAGATCTTCAAGCAGTTCATGACGAACAAAGTCCTGAAGGATCCAAAGCAGCGTAGCAGTTATGACCTGTCAGACCTCTACGATCTCTTCAGTTACAACACAGGAGAAGATGCGAGTGCCAACCGAAGCGAGCTCTTCAAGAAAGCAGAAGTTGAACTTCCTTCCGGCGATGGCGAACAGGAGCAAACGTCAGAACCAGCTCAGAATGTGGCAGGCGGAACAGACGTGGAGAGCAAAGAGCTCCGGCAGATGGGACTGGTAGCTGCTATGGAAGACTTCCGAGAAGATAAGTCTGTCCACGATGAGAAGCGCATGTTGGACGGTATCTTCGCAAAGTCAGTCAACAATGCCTACGACCACGAGGCTATTGTGAACGGGCCTCAGAAAGCACAGGCGGACATTTCTGTTCTGCAACAAGAAGCAAATATGGTAGCCCGCCAGGCTGCAGCACACCTTCGCCAAGCTGGCGCAGAGGCGCGAAGAATTCCCATAGGCACTGTTACATGGACTGGTGAGGTCGGGCAGGCTGGCCGTCCTGGGGCTAACCGTCGCCGTGGAGGACCAAGCTCAGCAGCCATCATGAGTAACTTGGCAGACCGTCAAGGTCTTGATACAGGGAGTGGGGGAAGTTCTCGTTCAGGAACTCCTGGCGCAGATAAGAATTTAAAGTCTAAAGACTTTGTGGCCATGATCAAAACATTCATCAACCGCCACAACGGTCGAGTCCCCAGCAAAATGTTGGTAGACCACTTCAACCCCTACTGCCCGGGCAAGAAGCAGAGCGACGAGTTCAAAGCAGCTTTAGATAAGGTTGCAGTATTGAACAAAACTGGAGGTGCCGGTAGAGGAATCTGGACACTCAAGCCAGGTGTAAAATAA
- a CDS encoding ribosomal protein S11-domain-containing protein, whose product MAPKKTTTRAPQENISLGPSVRDGELVFGVARIFASFNDTFVHVTDLSGRETITRVTGGMKVKADRDESSPYAAMLAAQDVAARCKELGINALHIKIRATGGNGTKTPGPGAQSALRALARAGMKIGRIEDVTPTPSDSTRRKGGRRGRRL is encoded by the exons ATGGCTCCCAAGAAGACCACCACCCGCGCTCCCCAGGAGAACATCTCCCTCGGACCCTCCGTTCGCGATG GCGAGCTGGTCTTCGGCGTTGCCCGTATCTTCGCCTCCTTCAACGATACCTTCGTCCACGTCACCGATCTGAG TGGCCGTGAGACCATCACCCGTGTTACTGGTGGTATGAAGGTCAAGGCCGATCGTGACGAGTCCTCCCCCTACGCTGCCATGTTGGCTGCCCAGGACGTCGCTGCCCGCTGCAAGGAGCTTGGCATCAACGCTCTTCACATCAAGATCCGTGCCACTGGTG GTAACGGTACCAAGACCCCCGGTCCCGGTGCCCAGTCCGCTCTCCGTGCCCTCGCCCGTGCTGGCATGAAGATCGGCCGAATTGAGGACGTTACCCCTACTCCCTCCGACTCTACCCGCAGAAAGGGTGGTCGCCGTGGTCGTCGTCTCTAA
- a CDS encoding ribosomal protein L30, ferredoxin-like fold domain-containing protein gives MGATVPTNDQILVPETLLKKRKSQEKARAERTDAIEKKKAANKEKRQVIFKRAEKYVQEYRDAEREKIRLHRVAKAEDSAFVPAEAKLIFVVRIKGINKMPPKPRKILQLLRLLQINNGVFVKVTKAITEMLKVVEPWIAYGYPNLKTVKELVYKRGYGKVNKQRVALTDNAIVEENLGKYGIVCVEDLIHEIYTVGPNFKQASNFLWPFKLSNPTGGFRPRKFKHFIEGGDLGNREEAINALVRQMN, from the exons ATGGGTGCTAC CGTTCCTACCAACGACCAGATCCTGGTCCCCGAGacccttctcaagaagcgcaagtcTCAGGAGAAGGCCCGCGCTGAGCGCACCGACGccattgagaagaagaaggct GCCAACAAGGAGAAGCGTCAGGTCATCTTCAAGCGTGCTGAGAAGTACGTCCAGGAGTACCGTGATGCTGAGCGTGAGAAGATCCGTCTTCACCGCGTCGCCAAGGCCGAGGACTCTGCTTTCGTCCCTGCTGAGGCTAAGCTGATCTTCGTCGTCCGCATCAAGGGTATCAACAAGATGCCCCCCAAGCCCCGCAAGatcctccagctcctccGTCTCCTCCAGATCAACAACGGTGTCTTCGTCAAGGTCACCAAGGCCATCACTGAGATGCTCAAGGTCGTCGAGCCCTGGATCGCCTACGGTTACCCCAACCTGAAGACCGTCAAGGAGCTCGTCTACAAGCGTGGTTACGGAAAGGTCAACAAGCAGCGTGTTGCCCTCACCGACAACGCCATCGTTGAGGAGAACCTCGGCAAGTACGGCATTGTCTGTGTTGAGGATCTCATCCACGAGATCTACACTGTCGGCCCCAACTTCAAGCAGGCCTCCAACTTCCTCTGGCCCTTCAAGCTCTCCAACCCCACTGGTGGCTTCCGCCCCCGCAAGTTCAAGCACTTCATCGAGGGTGGTGACCTTGGTAACCGCGAGGAGGCTATCAACGCTCTCGTCCGCCAGATGAACTAA
- a CDS encoding eukaryotic translation initiation factor 3 subunit 8 N-terminus-domain-containing protein — translation MSRFFRGGDDSSSDSSSDEEELYSEEEEEEEQQDSQEDSSEADSDDSSSDDEGGRGINKFLKDASSDSEDSDDEVRAKVKSAKDKRLDELESSIKQIENGQKNGDWTLISAEYEKLNRQVAKLPGSRPPKPYIRILAELEDFMNESLAKQKVTPKKMNAIQARSLNAVKQKVKKTNKEYQTQIDAYRADKDGFMESSDNEPVAPAPKSKKVSLQVDAAPTEEGDDDGFATVGKGGRTLQYTPEGIFKHLRTIMESRGKKNTDRTEQIKTMEKLHEIATTPYQKIRVLLTLVSTRFDVGSGGAAAMSVEHWKAAEKELSSLLQVLEDNHDYVVVENAEEWDDDDKPPTLQEGEKHIKVPGSIVSYIERLDDELVRSLQSIDPHTSEYIERLQDEGALYNIIFRGLLYYEYLRKDDSLEIPQDSVNRIVMRRLEHVYFKPAQVVKTFEENCWKVVGETVESVITPRDQAQNAGNLVNVLCNYLFSNSDGIIRARAMLCQVYFLALHGEYYKARDMMLMSHLQENIPNFDVQSQILYNRTLVQVGLCAFRKGLVYEAQNTLQEICGSGRQKELLAQGVMMQRYNQVSPEQERLEKQRQLPFHMHINLELLECVYLTCSMLLEIPLLAQTGSSPDVKKRVISKTYRRMLEYHERQIFTGPPENTRDHVMQASKALAAGEWKKSIDFIHSIKIWDLMPSAEEIKTMLSKQIQEEGLRTYLFTYAPFYDTLSIETLSTMFELDSTKVAAVISKMISHEELAASLDQVTSTVIFRKGVELSRLQSLALALSDKASALIESNERTLEQKTQGTSNAFERQGGRGRGGQRRGGGQGRGGARAGGNTQRQAGGTQFTGGALGAAVRG, via the exons ATGTCTCGATTTTTCCGCGGCGGCGACGACAGCTCTAGCGACAGCTccagcgacgaggaggagctctactccgaggaggaggaagaggaggagcagcaaGACTCCCAGGAGGATTCTTCCGAGGCCGACAGCGACGACTCGAGCAGCGACGACGAGGGCGGCCGAGGAATCAACAAGTTCTTGAAGGACGCATCCTCCGATAGCGAAGACAGCGACGATGAAGTACGAGCCAAAGTCAAGTCCGCCAAGGACAAGCGCCTGGATGAGTTAGAATCATCTATCAAGCAAATCGAGAACGGTCAAAAGAACGGCGACTGGACACTCATCTCTGCCG AATATGAGAAGCTCAACCGTCAGGTCGCCAAGCTGCCTGGCAGCCGACCCCCCAAGCCTTACATCCGTATCCTCGCCGAGCTCGAGGACTTCATGAACGAGTCCCTCGCCAAGCAGAAGGTCACccccaagaagatgaacgcCATCCAAGCCCGATCTCTCAACGCCGTCAAGcaaaaggtcaagaagaccaacAAGGAATACCAGACCCAGATCGATGCCTACCGAGCGGACAAGGATGGCTTCATGGAGTCCTCAGACAACGAGCCCGTTGCCCCTGCtcccaagtccaagaaggTTTCTCTCCAGGTCGACGCTGCTCCTACCGAGGAGGGCGACGACGATGGTTTCGCTACTGTCGGCAAGGGTGGACGCACACTCCAGTACACCCCCGAGGGCATCTTCAAGCACCTGCGAACCATTATGGAGTCCCGAGGAAAGAAGAACACCGACCGAACAGAGCAGATCAAGACTATGGAGAAGCTCCACGAGATCGCCACCACCCCCTACCAAAAGATCCGTGTTCTCCTTACCCTGGTTTCTACTCGGTTCGATGTTGGCTCTGGCGGCGCTGCTGCCATGTCTGTTGAGCACTGgaaggctgctgagaaggagctCTCAAGCCTTCTCCAAGTCCTCGAGGACAACCACGACTATGTCGTTGTCGAGAACGCTGAGGAGTgggacgacgacgacaagccCCCTACCCTGCAGGAGGGTGAGAAGCACATCAAGGTCCCTGGCAGCATTGTCTCTTACATCGAGCGTCTTGATGACGAGCTCGTCCGCTCCCTCCAGAGCATTGACCCTCATACTTCCGAGTACATCGAGCGATTGCAAGACGAGGGTGCTCTCTACAACATCATCTTCCGTGGCCTGCTCTACTATGAGTACCTCCGAAAGGATGACTCTCTTGAGATCCCCCAAGATAGCGTGAACCGAATCGTTATGCGCCGTTTGGAACACGTCTACTTCAAG CCCGCCCAAGTTGTCAAGACCTTCGAGGAGAACTGCTGGAAGGTTGTTGGCGAGACCGTCGAGTCTGTCATCACCCCCCGCGACCAAGCTCAGAACGCTGGCAACCTCGTCAATGTTCTCTGCAACTACCTGTTCAGCAACAGCGACGGTATTATTCGTGCCCGAGCCATGCTGTGCCAGGTTTACTTCCTCGCCCTCCACGGCGAGTACTACAAGGCCCGTGatatgatgttgatgtcCCATCTTCAGGAGAACATCCCCAACTTCGATGTGCAGAGCCAAATTCTTTACAACCGTACTCTGGTGCAAGTTGGTCTTTGTGCTTTCCGCAAGGGTCTTGTTTACGAAGCCCAGAACACTCTCCAGGAGATCTGCGGCAGTGGTCGCCAGAAGGAGTTGCTCGCTCAGGGTGTCATGATGCAGCGATACAACCAAGTGTCTCCTGAGCAGGAGCGCCTTGAGAAGCAGCGACAACTGCCCTTCCACATGCACATCAACCTCGAACTCCTCGAGTGTGTGTACTTGACATGCAGCATGCTCCTCGAGATCCCTCTGCTGGCCCAGACTGGTTCATCTCCTGATGTCAAGAAGCGAGTGATCAGCAAGACCTACCGCCGTATGTTGGAGTACCATGAGAGACAAATCTTCACTGGTCCTCCTGAGAACACCCGCGACCACGTGATGCAAGCGTCCAAGGCCTTGGCTGCCGGTGAGTGGAAGAAGTCGATTGACTTCATCCACAGCATCAAGATCTGGGACTTGATGCCTAGCGCTGAGGAGATCAAGACCATGCTCTCCAAGCAGATCCAGGAGGAGGGTCTGCGAACCTACCTCTTCACCTACGCCCCCTTCTACGACACCCTCTCCATCGAGACCCTCAGCACCATGTTCGAGCTTGACTCGACCAAGGTTGCGGCAGTGATCAGCAAGATGATCAGCCACGAGGAGCTCGCTGCCTCTCTGGACCAAGTCACATCCACCGTCATCTTCCGCAAGGGTGTCGAGCTCAGCCGTCTCCAATCGCTTGCTCTCGCCCTATCAGACAAGGCCAGCGCGCTCATCGAGAGCAACGAGCGAACTCTGGAGCAAAAGACACAGGGAACTTCAAACGCATTCGAGCGAcaaggaggccgaggccgaggaggacAGAGACGGGGTGGCGGAcagggccgaggaggagCGCGAGCAGGTGGCAACACGCAGCGACAAGCTGGTGGAACACAGTTCACAGGTGGTGCGCTGGGAGCGGCTGTCCGGGGTTAG
- a CDS encoding ribosomal protein S10 domain-containing protein, with protein MMRQSIRPLRAFSSEVSWIARRTQASLAKPGDLIPNKVEESQPEKGPEPRFPRSIQALHLKPLKREAEHGIPSCDLQLRSYSVQPLEFFSDFALRAAYYLGLPAYGPVPLPRITERWTVPRDNFIFKKSQENFERKTLRRLIQIRDGNPETVQLWLAYLRKHQLYGVGMKANMWEFSELGVGKKMDALPEAEKGEIDAKWSHLGQTKTIGTVEKVEELLNQRRFREAAGLRVPPTTSV; from the exons ATGATGCGCCAAAGTATAAGACCCTTGCGGGCTTTCTCG TCCGAGGTGTCATGGATTGCCCGCCGAACACAGGCCTCACT GGCCAAGCCAGGAGATCTGATCCCAAACAAAGTGGAGGAGTCTCAACCAGAAAAAGGTCCTGAACCTCGATTCCCTCGCTCCATCCAAGCCCTACACCTCAAGCCTCTAAAGCGCGAGGCCGAGCACGGCATCCCCTCGTGCGATCTCCAGCTACGATCCTACAGCGTCCAGCCCCTCGAATTCTTCTCCGACTTTGCCCTCCGCGCCGCCTACTACCTCGGCCTGCCCGCCTACGGCCCCGTGCCTCTCCCCCGCATCACAGAGCGCTGGACCGTCCCCCGAGacaacttcatcttcaagaagTCGCAGGAGAACTTTGAGCGAAAGACACTGCGACGCCTTATCCAGATCCGCGATGGGAACCCCGAGACGGTGCAGCTGTGGCTGGCGTACCTGCGCAAGCACCAGCTCTACGGCGTGGGAATGAAGGCCAACATGTGGGAGTTTAGCGAGCTGGGCGTTggaaagaagatggatgCGCTGCCGGAGGCGGAGAAGGGTGAGATTGATGCAAAGTGGTCGCATCTTGGACAGACAAAGACGATTGGCACGGTGGAAAAGGTTGAGGAGTTGCTTAACCAGCGGAGGTTCCGCGAAGCTGCTGGTCTTAGGGTTCCTCCTACAACGAGCGTGTGA